From Rana temporaria chromosome 7, aRanTem1.1, whole genome shotgun sequence, the proteins below share one genomic window:
- the LOC120945307 gene encoding uncharacterized protein LOC120945307, which produces MRPSLRSLFEQIVNSPIKQSEEHSSSNEENDNNGSVKSVGHVPGNLAAMVRTQKNNITVDAKDKSQTSSKPKKPDSKAQTTPPGNINSLKKRNKRKNSEKERKKETPSPKDVGPSKFTETFGECIKIKTAYDTAQKSTSESQQRHKSTKSTQEDYKQSKTYPKAKHQKQQPEFGKSNFHHQDKSECRVSKASKSHPEPRPPMESSQQSLFSTEVPKKISKPARSDVIMSSNPASPVLIDGDEFSTESESENPAVRPGKKILKDKKRIRNRKFTFHENLVLIENLVPHFHKLLGNRAAATESAWKNTIWKQIADAVTSVGVSPRSADHVRKRYQDIRLLLRRKISDENKSRKATGGGPEKKTVYHQYEELLRPYIDLDSIVGIKAGFDTSRHHENEQHNAAQHTYRQQKLSFMAKLTELLEAHLPSPGEQSHNARNLTSSNHSSFVCESIIENDANDNFTIQDM; this is translated from the exons aTGAGGCCGAGTCTAAGATCGCTGTTTGAACAAATT GTGAATTCGCCCATCAAACAGTCAGAAGAACATTCAAGCTCCAATgag gaaaATGACAATAATGGATCTGTCAAGTCAGTGGGTCATGTACCCGGAAATCTAGCTGCTATGGTG cgcacccaaaaaaataatataacggtAGATGCTAAAGATAAATCACAGACATCATCGAAGCCAAAGAAACCTGATTCCAAGGCACAGACCACTCCTCCT GGGAATATTAACTCActtaaaaaacgaaataaaagaaaaaattcagaaaagGAGCGCAAAAAGGAGACACCATCACCCAAGGATGTGGGTCCATCCAAATTTACGGAAACATTTGGGGAATGTATTAAG ATCAAAACTGCGTATGATACCGCACAAAAATCAACATCAGAATCACAACAAAGACACAAATCAACAAAATCGACGCAAGAAGATTACAAGCAATCCAAAACATACCCAAAAGCTAAGCACCAAAAGCAGCAGCCTGAGTTTGGCAAGAGCAATTTCCACCATCAAGACAAATCTGAATGTAGAGTTAGTAAAGCAAGCAAGTCCCATCCAGAACCTAGACCACCCATGGAATCATCTCAGCAATCACTATTCTCTACTGAAGTGCCAAAAAAGATCTCCAAGCCAGCAAGGTCAGATGTCATCATGTCATCTAATCCTGCCTCGCCAGTGTTAATAGACGGAGATGAATTTTCGACAGAGAGTGAATCTGAGAATCCAGCAGTTCGTCCAGGCAAAAAAATCCTTAAGGATAAAAAGCGAATCCGAAATCGAAAATTCACATTCCATGAAAACCTAGTCTTAATTGAGAAccttgttccacattttcacaagcTCCTTGGAAACAGAGCAGCTGCTACGGAGTCAGCATGGAAAAACACAATCTGGAAGCAAATTGCAGATGCAGTTACGAGTGTGGGTGTCTCTCCACGATCAGCAGATCACGTACGTAAGCGGTACCAGGACATTCGGCTTCTACTAAGGCGCAAAATTTCGGATGAAAACAAGAGCAG AAAAGCAACAGGGGGTGGCCCTGAGAAGAAAACAGTTTACCACCAGTATGAAGAGTTACTGCGTCCATACATAGATCTAGATTCCATTGTTGGCATCAAGGCTGGTTTTGATACCTCGAGGCACCATGAAAACG AGCAACATAATGCAGCTCAACACACCTATCGCCAGCAGAAGCTCTCCTTTATGGCCAAACTAACTGAACTCTTAGAAGCACATCTGCCATCTCCTGGTGAGCAATCTCATAATGCTCGGAATCTaaccagcagcaaccacagcagtTTTGTATGTGAAAGTATTATCGAAAATGATGCTAATGATAATTTTACTATTCAGGATATGTAA